A single Anopheles maculipalpis chromosome 3RL, idAnoMacuDA_375_x, whole genome shotgun sequence DNA region contains:
- the LOC126561218 gene encoding endoplasmic reticulum metallopeptidase 1-like, producing MEESENQTPANNSLSLLTQKKPSKHEEQLSAWWLLAITGAVVGIYLLVYWNWVSMPIALRRVDESTYPDRFIAEVAKQHLFEMSNVGPRVAGSYANEIITVQFLLRIINEIIAESNPAHRIELEVQQAYGNMFLDYEKYPQTSVYQGIQNVVARIVPSQGKEPDNYLMLSSHFDSVPQSPGAGDDGTMSVIMLEVLRKMSQNPHPYNHGIVFVFNGCEENTLQGSHAFVTHHRWFDKVRTFINMDVAANGGRDIMFQAGPKYSFLMKYYRDNVPHPYCTAVAEELFQADLVPSETDYYVYSKYGKIPGMDFAHSTWGYLYHTAYDTYDTIPNTTLQHTGDNVLALAKALANAEELYDIREHEGSKAVFFDFLHWFLVYYPLWASILLNIGLSVIALSAIILSLWLLSRNTDLSLWQLLLQDLTAMGVVLLSIVVGAGLSLLLAVILNAVDSTMAWFTQTWLIFGLYICPFLIATCSGPVLYIHIVKNNRLSLHARVQLLLHATCALYVLILIVLTGMSIRSGYLFTMAILFYTVTTLVNALFKRASFYWIYVHLVGQIAPIAYFSSVSLTAFGTFIPMQGRGNAGANPELLIALFAVLVGLLVTGFLTPLVALTRKGYLFISLIFVFFIISIIVMVTSAGFPFRAHTSPERFYIYHCTREFYHQNGTLRRLEGGFYVHPQDRYTGDLIRELAIKSSANAVPLGDQCEKELYCGIPFYQNSHHGQRENGLWIKDNTFTIPETIDLQYIGNQHDSNLSTTTFYFTVKGTDHMSFYVSPVRGVQLVDWSFSKDIPRSGLSWNGQDVHYINFVHGIDDKPHEFYITVQGSASKSSETGWNFYLNVVAQYMHHEQYRTREFRQFIDQFPDYAHVVAYPAHLISKIF from the exons ATGGAAGAAAGTGAAAATCAGACACCGGCGAACAATAGCTT ATCATTACTCACACAGAAAAAGCCTTCAAAGCACGAAGAACAATTATCTGCTTGGTGGCTGCTTGCTATTACCGGTGCGGTTGTAGGAATCTATCTGCTCGTCTATTGGAATTGGGTGTCAATGCCAATAGCTCTGCGACGTGTGGATGAATCAACCTATCCGGATCGTTTCATTGCAGAGGTGGCTAAGCAACACCTGTTTGAGATGAGCAATGTTGGTCCTCGAGTGGCTGGCAGTTACGCCAACGAAATTATCACTGTTCAATTTCTCTTGCGGATCATCAATGAAATCATCGCCGAATCTAACCCGGCACACCGGATTGAGTTGGAAGTGCAGCAAGCCTATGGAAACATGTTTCTGGACTACGAGAAGTATCCACAGACGAGTGTATATCAAGGCATCCAGAATGTGGTTGCTCGTATAGTTCCGTCACAGGGTAAGGAACCGGACAACTATCTGATGCTTAGCTCCCACTTTGACAGTGTGCCGCAGAGTCCCGGAGCAGGTGACGATGGCACGATGAGTGTCATAATGCTGGAGGTGTTGAGAAAGATGTCACAAAACCCACATCCATATAATCATGGTATAGTGTTCGTATTTAATGGATGCGAAGAGAATACGCTTCAAGGTTCCCATGCATTTGTGACGCACCATCGCTGGTTCGACAAGGTGCGTACGTTCATCAACATGGACGTTGCGGCAAATGGGGGACGGGACATCATGTTTCAAGCCGGACCAAAGTATTCGTTCCTTATGAAA TATTATCGAGATAACGTTCCTCATCCATACTGTACGGCTGTAGCGGAGGAGCTGTTCCAGGCGGATCTGGTTCCGTCGGAAACGGATTACTACGTGTACTCCAAGTACGGCAAAATCCCAGGCATGGATTTCGCGCACAGTACCTGGGGCTATCTCTATCATACGGCGTACGATACGTACGACACCATACCTAATACAACACTACAGCACACAGGCGACAACGTGTTGGCCCTCGCGAAAGCGTTAGCCAACGCCGAGGAACTGTATGACATTCGTGAGCATGAAGGTAGCAAAGCAGtattctttgattttcttcactGGTTCCTGGTCTACTACCCATTATGGGCATCGATCTTACTCAACATTGGTCTATCTGTAATTGCACTTTCGGCCATCATTTTATCACTATGGCTGTTGTCGCGAAACACAGATCTCAGTCTCTGGCAGTTGCTGCTACAAGATTTGACGGCCATGGGTGTGGTTCTGCTGTCAATTGTTGTCGGTGCTGGGCTGTCTTTGTTGCTCGCAGTCATTTTAAATGCCGTCGACTCGACGATGGCTTGGTTCACGCAGACATGGTTGATCTTTGGGCTCTACATTTGCCCTTTTCTTATTGCAACATGCAGTGGTCCAGTATTATATATTCACATTGTTAAAAAC AATCGTCTGTCGCTGCATGCGCGTGTTCAATTGCTGCTTCATGCAACTTGCGCTCTATACGTGTTGATACTGATCGTTCTGACTGGCATGAGCATCCGATCGGGCTATCTATTCACAATGGCCATCCTGTTCTACACCGTTACAACGTTGGTGAACGCGTTATTCAAGCGGGCATCCTTTTACTGGATATACGTACATCTTGTAGGACAAATCGCTCCGATCGCATACTTTAGCTCCGTTTCGCTCACCGCTTTTGGCACCTTCATTCCAATGCAAGGACGTGGTAACGCGGGTGCTAATCCCGAGCTACTGATCGCATTGTTTGCTGTGCTAGTGGGACTTCTGGTGACAGGTTTTCTTACACCGTTAGTCGCTTTGACACGCAAAGGATATCTTTTTATAAGTCtgattttcgttttcttcataATTTCAATCATCGTAATGGTAACCTCGGCCGGATTTCCTTTCCGAGCTCACACCTCGCCAGAACGATTTTATATCTAC CATTGTACGCGCGAGTTTTATCATCAGAATGGAACACTTAGACGTCTCGAGGGTGGTTTCTACGTTCACCCTCAGGACCGGTACACAGGAGATCTTATCAGAGAGCTAGCGATCAAGTCTAGTGCCAATGCAGTACCGCTGGGCGATCAGTGCGAAAAAGAACTGTATTGCGGCATTCCCTTTTATCAAAACTCACATCACGGACAGCGCGAAAATGGTTTGTGGATAAAAGACAATACGTTTACCATTCCCGAAACAATTGATCTACAGTATATTGGCAACCAGCATGATTCCAACCTGAGTACGACTACTTTCTACTTTACCGTGAAAGGAACAGATCATATGAGTTTCTATGTTTCGCCGGTAAGAGGAGTGCAGCTGGTTGACTGGAGCTTTAGTAAGGACATTCCTCGTAGTGGATTGTCCTGGAATGGACAGGATGTGCATTACATAAACTTCGTCCACGGAATCGACGATAAACCGCACGAGTTTTACATTACCGTGCAAGGTTCAGCGAGCAAatcgtcagagacaggctggAATTTTTACTTGAACGTCGTTGCGCAGTACATGCACCATGAGCAGTACCGTACGCGCGAATTCCGCCAATTTATTGACCAGTTTCCTGACTATGCACATGTTGTTGCTTACCCGGCACATCTCATAAGCAAAATTTTCTAA